In the genome of Caenorhabditis elegans chromosome IV, the window CCAAGTGATCGATATTATTGTGTATCTGACATTGTTCAATATATATCTACTTCCAATTTACAAAGGGTCATAGATTGCCCTTTCTTCCTACAATAGCAATCTTGGCAGTGATGTTTACCTCTAACGTCTTGCCAATGTATTCTAGGTCACATCTTTCGACTTTCTTCCCACTGTTCCACATTGATTGTGACAATGAGCACAGTTTAAAGCGTCGTAGCAGCTGGTATATCTTTTCTTTCTATTCATTCATAAGACTTTTGTAATATTTAGTTTAACCAATTGTTTCTTTCTCCGCGCGGAGTTTTCCATTCTCATAaatctttcattttcaaaaattcgttttttcagCCAATAATAATGCCATCCTGCGAGATCAATCTCATCTTCAATGACTCTGAGGAGCCAGTCACCCTACGTGATACGGGGATCATTATGCTAGTTCCAGTGATTCTTCGGTCGGTTCAGTCTGAGGTACGTTAGCcctgaattcaaaattagtaTTTTCGAAACTAAATCTCGAATTCTTTGCAGTTCCCCGACTTTGAGAATCAAGATAACGTCAAGGTTACTTCTCCACTTTCAATTCCGTTCAATAAGAAGGCAGGTGTCTTCCTCTTcgaatatattcaaaaatatgttccaCCAAATGATGATACAATCCACGAATTGACAGTCGTCGAGAACTACAAAGAAGCTGGACAGAAGACTTTGGATGAGCTCAAAGAAATCATTGAGCTAGCCAACTTCTTCGAGTGTACTGATTTCATGGAATGTTTGGGATTTGTGATCGGAAAGAAGTTGGAAGACAAATCAGTTGAGGAGATCGCTGCGTACATGGGTGTGGAATGTAATGCACCGGGACACTTTTTCGATGAAGCCGATGGATGGGTTCATCCACCAGCAGATGCATTCCAGAATGTCCAATAGATCCGATTCTCCCCCAGTTTGCTCCGATCTCGTTCTGctaattttcatgattttttgttaaatacaaCCTCAATACTTTCAATTCTCGTTTCACTGCAATAAAACTTGTTGACTATATATTTACTTCCactgtttgaattttaaagtttctgaaatagtttataaaaacttggaaaaaatatcacaatacTTGAATCAGGATGCAATAGAAATGAGCACTATAAAAGCTAGCGGCAATCGGGGAAAAATGACAGATCAGTGAAACTTTGGGATTTGGAAAGCGTCGAGAAACATGGTACATTGAACGTGATTATCTACTGtttcttcttctcatcttGCTTGTTGGCAGTTTGACTTCCCCAAATATCAGCAAATGCAAGAGTTCCAGCAAAGACAAGAATGGCTCCAAGCCAATGTTGAGCTGAAAAAGAGAGGAATTTTGATTTCTAAAGACgattttttagtatttctttttttttcctttcagATTAGATTATGGAGCCCTAGTTTACGACCAAAAGAATCACAtaacgttttttaaaacatttgattttggTACAAAGATATGGTACCCGGTCTCTGAACGACCAAAACTTCCCAGCTACCGTACCCGCAAGTGTTCTAATTTTCTACgacttttctgttttttttcttcaatattttgattGATCTCCATCAGgaaaaatgttctaatttttgcattataaattatgaaaaattgagcgaAACTCTAAAAATATGCTTTAGGTATGGTAACCGCGAAGTTTCGATTGTGTCGAGACCAGGAACCTTTCTAATCacttttacaattaaaaaagtcaataatAATCTTACGTGTAAATGGATTCTTGAAATAGACAATGGAAACGATAAGTGAGAGGAATTTCCGAAGAGTAACAACCAGCGTGACGGTGAGCGAATCAACACGAGAGTTCAGTTGATAGACGTACTTGATGCATCCGTATCTGAAagaaatattatatttatttgcTAATATCTAAAATTCACTTACTGAAGAAGACAACTTGCAATCAAATCAACCCAGAGAGATGGAAGCCATGGGAATACAGAATGTGGAGCACTGGCAGAAAGTTTCGTAGCCGCTGACACAATGTCGCTTCCCATGATGAGGAAGAATGGAAGTGAGATCAAATGCTAGAAATAAGTTCagtcaaaattattgaatttgaatgaGGTTACTTACAGTAATGAACATAGCTTCATCTGGATGTTTCCCATACTTCTCGTACATTTGTTGTTGATAGATTGCTAAAACAGCTGAAGCCAATAGAGCAAAAGTGAGCATAATAATTCCAATCGTCCATTCCTTATAATGTTTCGATGCTTCTTCCATCGAAAGTCCCGAATCTCCTTGTGTTGACGTGGCAAGTGTGCAAATGACAATTCCGATGGTAATAGCGAATACGGAAATGTATTTCCGAGCAGAATAACTTTTACCAACCATAACAACTGAGAGAATCAATGTGGCAAGAAGAGAACCCTGAAAAAGTAGGTTTAGCCggttttgaatgaattttacATAATTTAAATTGCTTATAAAACCTCTAAAACTAATCATCCGCCAAGGgtgtattttttggaaaatcgaacattttaattttttaaaaagatttttcaaaaaatacctgtaatttttggtttcgaattacatattttcatatgtcataaattcatcgaaaatttggaaatagtttgttaattttttgggtttttttcagaaaaaactgaaaaaattcccCTGCGAAATTCCTGGCGCTCACCGATCTGAAGATGATATGAAGTGGAACAGGCACATGGAAATTGAGAGCTTGATTATTGACAACATTGACAATGAAGAACATGGTAACCGTCTTGAAATAacctctgaaaaaattaacgatttttactaaaataaGAGCAATAAACTCACTTTAatggaatttgatttttaactgTGAAGAATTTGGAAGTTGAGACGAGTCCTACTGTAGAGATGAagagaaatgtagaaaatgtcATCAGGTTCATGGCAGATGGCTCTTGtctgtaaatttatttttttaacgcttctatgtttgatttttaagtttttaaattaaatttttaattttgttaaatttattatttgacCTCAAAATACTTTCATCAGATTCTTGctacacattttttgtacccgaaaaccggttttttttaatcgtgtTTTTGAAAGATGCTATTTTGTAGGGTATTCTGTAGGTTTTCTCACTTTGCGATGTTCTCCACAAAAACCATACATCCCATACAACTACCAAGTACACCGAAAATCGGTGCAACTGCCGATGCCATTcttactggaaaaaattggtgatatattgaaaaaaggaaatataagaaaatgcagtaggaaaaagaagacaaGAAAGAGAATGAAAAAGATTATTGCCAACCAATTTTGTCGTAGGAATTCCATAGAAACCTTTGAACGAACACATTACattaaaaaagtgattttccttgaaaatggcccagaaaattggaaaaagttaaaattgagtaattttgccaaaaaaaatacagtacatggtctcgccacgacaagTTTTTGTTAAAGGCATGCGCCTTGAGAGACTACTGTAATTTCCAAACCCTCGTCACCAGTGCGAAATATGCTtgtcttttttggttttttggcaaaaatgtttttttgtctaaaaaaactacaaaaattcagACATATAAGAAGCGAAAATAAGTCTTTTTTAGGGTTAGAGAAtttaaattcatgttttttgccCAATTATCCAAGCAAAGAGACAAAAACTCGcaacattacaaaaaaaaatctcgaaaaacaCACAACTGGTCTGATGAattaatgaaagaaaaaatgatcaGCACAAACTACAATCGAAACTGTGTTGTTTGTGTGTTTGAATACATTCCCAGTGTGTGCGTGTGTGTCCGCTGAGATTGTGAACGAAAATGATTGGAACTGAGCGATTGGCAAGTGGAGTGGGAGagtaaaaatgtgaataaacgCAGAGTGTTAGACAATTCAAAAGTGAGGTTTTGGTCATCTTGATGTTGGAATTGCGGTTGGATTGAGGATATTACAATAAGCagctgtagatttttttttgaacaatcatcgagaaaattttacaatatcGCAAAAAATCGCTGAGTAGATACaggattttttagaaaatatgaagTTTTAGTGAATTTATAAGagttgttttcaaattgagaTTAGAAATCtaccatattaaaaaaataactttcaggACAACACGAAATGCCAAACTTCAAAATGGTAgactaaaataaaatactcTGATCGAAATGGCTGAAATGACGAAAAAACTTTAGTTGATGTGATTTGATAAGAAGTCTTATCGTCACACTACAACCTACATGTTACATACCACAAATGTGGGTAGAATAAGTCATACGGAAACCTGAAAGATTGAGAAGAAAGATGCATATGAATTAAATTGGAATAAACCGCAAtgctgaaaaagaaacaatgcCGAATAAAAAAGctgtgaaatttatttttttaaaaacacggAAATGAGTAATAAACAATGGTACACTTGTGGAATGCATTACTTAATCTCTGGGAATTTGATATGAAACCGGAGAGACTAAAATAAAGCATGAAAATAAGAAACTCGTAGAAATTGTCAAATACTGAATTAAATAAGAATGTCTTCTTATGCTTCTCTGATTAAATTGACTACTTCTCCATTCGCGTGATGCTCAAATACCATTGGTGTTCGAGCTTGATCCGCATCTCTCATTGTTTGAACATCCAATTGTCGTATTTCGGTCGGTGTGAAATATTTGTCAAGAatctgaaagaatttttttttcgaaaaacgagaaaagtCTGCACAcaaaacttacatttttccatttcttgaCGATGATCCGTTTATCGGTACCTTCGACTAGCAACACgatagctgaaaattaaataattaatagaattaagaattaaataaaataagcATGTAAAGAAAACCCACAAAGAGCTGATAGACATGGAAGATCCACTGTATTCACTTCAATCAACTGACCAAGCTTTAAACCACAATTTTCGCGGCGACAATTAATCTGAACGAGTTTACATTCAAAAACTGTGTCACTAATCTTTTAGGTTCTCACCGATCCAGTTGCATTATATTTAATTAATGCTTGTTGCTCATCCGTCAGGCGAGTTTTTCGAACGAGGCTCCAGAATCCCGGATCACAGACAAGGTATTGAGTATTTCTTGATCGAATATCCTTGCTTGTACACAAAATCGCttcacattttttacagatgATCTTGTATACAATATTTCGATTAATTTGCTCCTCGATTTTTTGCGCTTTATCGGTATCTTCTCTCAGGATTCGAGGCCATATTTTATTGCTTTCCTCGTCTACACATTTTCGGAACTCAGCTGGCGAATTTTGGATTAGGGAGATTGTCTCAGACATTAGACTTTCCtaagaaaaatacattaatattttcaactaattcGTTGATCTTAATTACTAACTTTATCCCGATTGTTACTTTCCTGGTCTCGAAGTGCTATGCTATTCGTGATGAGCACACATTCTGAGTTGAGAGCTCTTCCACGACCTCTTCGTTGAACGTGAGCAATTTCATTTGTTGCATAGTTATACTTGATGACAAGACTACATTCAGGAACATCCAATCCTTCTTCAGCAACAGAAGTTGATacgagaattcgaatttctccatcagcaaacattttcaacttttccatttgtttttgtttcgatGCTGAGATATCGGCGCTGCTCGCAGTCGACTTGTTCAATCCtgtaataaaaatgaataagttatgttttcaaaacgaaTAACTCTACCAGACATCCATTCAGATTTGATTCCAAGCATCAGCAATTCTTCGTTcgaattcaaaactttattgaGAATCGTTGCCTCGTATCTAGTTCGCACAAAAATGATTGTTCGAGAATCGGctctttgcaaattttgttcaaCAATATACTGCACTGTTTTAGAAATCATGGGATTTTCCGCTGAACCAGTTCCGACCAATTGGTTGTGATAACctttaaaattgagaatttttaacgTTAAGTAAGTGATAAAACTCACGTTCCCATATTCTAATCATGTTGACAGTGAAATTTGGTGTCCGATATTCCATCTCATCTTTCAAGTAATTCAATGCAACTTCGGGATGGAAATTAATGTTGTATGACAAAGTACAGAAACATTCCTGGAATCGAATTCAGAATAGTTTCAATCttatacactcaaaataataaaactgcgttgcGTGTACGCCAAaataggccccgcctttttttggcaaatactgttttactacttgatcttttactccgtatctcttttactacaagatctcttttactacgaattccgcatctagatcttttactacagttagctcttttactacgtgatatcttttactacgatttGACCAcatagatcttttactacggaaaatacttttttactacctcatcttttactacgtggagggatactgttgggttactgtagtggtattgtATAAGTAACAGTTTTCAGATAAtatattatagttttttttttaatttctagaaatttattcaccatgaaaaaatttttactacaATGGCAGGGATTATATTTTGTTtcgtatcttttactacgaattaaaaattaatttttataggaTAGTCTAGATATAAACAAAtctatgaatattttttaaaaatatataggtCACAATTGTAGTTTGTGCACAAGTAGTTCTAGTAAATTTcagttgtttattttttggatacTGAGATGGAGTTAGTGGAGGGATCCtgttggattactgtagtgatACTGTGGGagtaattaacttttttcgcgTTACCAACAAATTAGTTCCCTACCGGTTgatttataagtttttaaaatgtaataaGCAACTTGCGGGTTCGGTCAGTTATATGCcagatgtttgaaattttgacttcaactgaaattttgatcaaaaactttaaatttgcaaaaacttttgatcaaaaacttgtttttttctggatttatCAAATCTTGTATAGAATAAGCAATTTATCGTTTTTCATAGtgaataaatttctagaaattaaaaaaaaactataatacgTAATCTGAAAACTGTTACTTATacaataccactacagtaacccaacaatATCCCTCCACGTAGTAAAAATACGTCCGTAGCAAAAGAGTAAAACGTAGTAAAACatccacgtagtaaaagatgaggtagtaaaaaagtatttttcgtagtaaaagatctatgTGATAaaatcgtagtaaaagagaacacgtagtaaaagagccaattgtagtaaaagatctaaatgcggaattcgtag includes:
- the nstp-2 gene encoding UDP-xylose and UDP-N-acetylglucosamine transporter (Confirmed by transcript evidence), whose protein sequence is MNLMTFSTFLFISTVGLVSTSKFFTVKNQIPLKGYFKTVTMFFIVNVVNNQALNFHVPVPLHIIFRSGSLLATLILSVVMVGKSYSARKYISVFAITIGIVICTLATSTQGDSGLSMEEASKHYKEWTIGIIMLTFALLASAVLAIYQQQMYEKYGKHPDEAMFITHLISLPFFLIMGSDIVSAATKLSASAPHSVFPWLPSLWVDLIASCLLQYGCIKYVYQLNSRVDSLTVTLVVTLRKFLSLIVSIVYFKNPFTPQHWLGAILVFAGTLAFADIWGSQTANKQDEKKKQ
- the drh-1 gene encoding Helicase ATP-binding domain-containing protein (Confirmed by transcript evidence), with protein sequence MINIRVDNIVQENSTPRLVIESVRQRIHRQRQLCLRNYQEELCQVALQGKNTIVTAPTGSGKTVIAANIIKEHFESRSSEGKRFKALFMTPNSMILNQQAASISSYLDHVYHTQIIQGSDNVPTRNVIQSKDLIVATPQMIVNLCNEHRNSLDDESRLDQFFLSTFTIIFFDECHNTVKNSPYSNIMREYHYLKNMGNMPEGHSLPQIIGLTASLGTGDKNDCLQVRNYIAGLCASMDVKDLSIVKDNLEELRGYSPIVPDKVLLCERSTDGPIGMFTNRLTLMMQEVEGLIRTALRNEHIGIEQRRQIETTERDFRPDSSFLDPPADKEHAGYQNWVCNQMNLVSGTSFRETGTRTIINEALDVLKECFCTLSYNINFHPEVALNYLKDEMEYRTPNFTVNMIRIWERYHNQLVGTGSAENPMISKTVQYIVEQNLQRADSRTIIFVRTRYEATILNKVLNSNEELLMLGIKSEWMSGLNKSTASSADISASKQKQMEKLKMFADGEIRILVSTSVAEEGLDVPECSLVIKYNYATNEIAHVQRRGRGRALNSECVLITNSIALRDQESNNRDKESLMSETISLIQNSPAEFRKCVDEESNKIWPRILREDTDKAQKIEEQINRNIVYKIICKKCEAILCTSKDIRSRNTQYLVCDPGFWSLVRKTRLTDEQQALIKYNATGSINCRRENCGLKLGQLIEVNTVDLPCLSALSIVLLVEGTDKRIIVKKWKNILDKYFTPTEIRQLDVQTMRDADQARTPMVFEHHANGEVVNLIREA
- the F15B10.3 gene encoding BTB domain-containing protein (Confirmed by transcript evidence), whose translation is MFTIPFKLKVSMSSYFREKPIIMPSCEINLIFNDSEEPVTLRDTGIIMLVPVILRSVQSEFPDFENQDNVKVTSPLSIPFNKKAGVFLFEYIQKYVPPNDDTIHELTVVENYKEAGQKTLDELKEIIELANFFECTDFMECLGFVIGKKLEDKSVEEIAAYMGVECNAPGHFFDEADGWVHPPADAFQNVQ
- the nstp-2 gene encoding UDP-xylose and UDP-N-acetylglucosamine transporter (Confirmed by transcript evidence) encodes the protein MASAVAPIFGVLGSCMGCMVFVENIAKQEPSAMNLMTFSTFLFISTVGLVSTSKFFTVKNQIPLKGYFKTVTMFFIVNVVNNQALNFHVPVPLHIIFRSGSLLATLILSVVMVGKSYSARKYISVFAITIGIVICTLATSTQGDSGLSMEEASKHYKEWTIGIIMLTFALLASAVLAIYQQQMYEKYGKHPDEAMFITHLISLPFFLIMGSDIVSAATKLSASAPHSVFPWLPSLWVDLIASCLLQYGCIKYVYQLNSRVDSLTVTLVVTLRKFLSLIVSIVYFKNPFTPQHWLGAILVFAGTLAFADIWGSQTANKQDEKKKQ
- the F15B10.3 gene encoding BTB domain-containing protein (Confirmed by transcript evidence), producing the protein MPSCEINLIFNDSEEPVTLRDTGIIMLVPVILRSVQSEFPDFENQDNVKVTSPLSIPFNKKAGVFLFEYIQKYVPPNDDTIHELTVVENYKEAGQKTLDELKEIIELANFFECTDFMECLGFVIGKKLEDKSVEEIAAYMGVECNAPGHFFDEADGWVHPPADAFQNVQ